The Phaseolus vulgaris cultivar G19833 chromosome 10, P. vulgaris v2.0, whole genome shotgun sequence DNA window AAAAATTCAAGAGGCCGAAAGCATTTAGTGGCCCAAAGTTAGTAGTTTGGTGGGGGCCCAAAGGAGTGGGTGCTGGGAAAACTATCTTTGATGGGTGGCACCAACTATTTGGAATGAAGGGTAACATTATCCTTTCAAAAGTTCATTTATAAGGATAAACCttatcaacattttttttcttctttttgcatCCCACGTGGTCACAACTTTCTAACATAAGAGATGAAAAGATTTGTAAATAGATAATTGGAGTTTATGCTTCAGCTAGAGCTCTCTTAGAATGTTAAAGTCCCTTCCATTCATCACTGAAATTACACTCCAATGACACTTTGCATCGCCTTTCATAGCCATAGTTTTATGGATAACCTAGTACAACCTTTTCACCTTCTCAATCCATATGTTGTTCAGAACCCACAAACCCACATGCAACCCAGAAGCCTTTCACCCACTTCAGTTTCTCTAGGAATGTCAGAATCCCAGCTGGTTTCTTCTCAATTTTCCTCACAAAACTTCTCTCCATTTTTTCACCCTTTGGATAACTTGGGAGAGTTGAAGACTTTGAGTTCTGTGAGGGAATTGCATGCCCAGATGGTCAAAATGCCAAAAAGAGGGAACTCAGTGACAATGGATGGAAGCatgatgaggaactacttggaATTTGGAGACTTTGCGTCTGCAACAAAAGTTTTCTTTGTGGGTTTTTCAAGGAATTACCTTTTATGGAATGCTTTTCTGGAGGAGTTTGCTAGTTTTGGAGGTGACTCGCATGAGATTCTGGAGGTGTTCAAGGAATTGCATGATAAAGGAGTAGAATTTGACAGCAAAGCTCTCACTGTTGTTCTGAAAATTTGTTTGGCTTTGATGGACTTGTGGCTTGGGATGGAAGTTCATGCTTGTTTGGTTAAGAGAGGCTTCCATGTTGATGTACACTTGAGTTGTGCATTGATCAATCTCTATGAGAAGTGCTTGGGAATAGATATGGCAAATCGAGTGTTTGATGAGACCCCACTTCAAGAAGATTTCTTGTGGAATACAAGTGTTATGGCAAACTTGAGGAGTGAGAAGTGGGAGAAGGCCTTAGAGTTGTTCCGTCGAATGCAATCTGCTTCTGCCAAAGCCACTGATGGCACCATGGTCAAACTGCTGCAAGCATGTGGAAAGTTGAGAGCTCTCAACGAAGGGAAGCAGCTTCATGGGTATGTTATAAAATTTGGAAGAGTGTCAAATACTTCAATTTGCAATTCTGTAGTTAGCATGTACTCTAGGAACAATAGACTTGACCTAGCTAGAACAGTTTTTGATTCGATGGAGGATCATAACCAGGCATCTTGGAACTCAATAATTTCGAGTTATGCAGCCAATGGCCGTTTGAATGGTGCGTGGGATATCTTCCAAAAAATGCAGTCTTCCAGCATCAAACCAGATATTATAACTTGGAATTCTATTTTGTCTGGCCATCTTCTTCAGGGATCATATGAAATGGTTCTCACCAATTTCCGGAGCCTGCAAAATGGCAATTTCAAGCCAGATTCATGTTCAATAACTAGTGCTCTGCAAGCAGTTATTGAATTGGGTTGCTTTAATCTAGGGAAAGAAATCCATGGCTACATAATGAGAAGTAACCTTGACTATGATGCCTATGTTTGTACTTCTTTAGTGGATATGTATATTAAGAATATTTCCTTAGATAAAGCTGAAGCTGTGTTTCATTATTCcaagaacaaaaatatttgtGCTTGGAATTCATTGATATCAGGTTACACCTACAAGGGCATGTTTAACAATGCGGAAAATCTATTGAACCAGATGGAGGGGGAAGGGATAAAACCTGATTTGGTGACATGGAATAGTTTGATTTCAGGTTATTCAATGTGGGGCCACAGAGAGGAAGCTTTGGCCTTGATGAAAAGGATCAAGAGTTTGGGATTAACTCCTAATGTGGTGTCCTGGACTGCTATGATATCAGGTTGCTGTCAAAATAACAACTTCATGGATGCCCTGCAGTTTTTCAGCCAAATGcaagaagaaaatgtaaaacCTAACTCTACCACCATTTGCAGCTTACTCCGTGCATGTGCGGGTCCGTCACTGCTAAAGAAAGGTGAGGAGTTACACTGCTTTTGTATGAGACATGGATTTGTGGATGACATATATGTGGCCACAGCCCTTATTGACATGTATAGTAAGGGAGGAAAACTAAGAGTAGCCCATGAGGTTTTCAGGAAAATACAGGAGAAAACACTACCATGTTGGAATTGCATGATGATGGGATATGCTACTTATGGCCGTGGTGAAGAGGTATTCACTCTTTTTGACAGCATGTGCAAAACAGGTATCATACCTGATGCTATAACCTTCACCATTCTTCTATCTGGCTGCAAGAATTCAGGTTTAGTTATGGAAGGGTGGAAGCACTTTGACAGCATGAAGAGGTACAATATTACTCCAACTATTGAGCATTACTCTTGCATGGTAGATCTTCTTGGAAAAGCTGGCTTTCTTGATGAAGCTTTGGATTTCATCCACGCCATGCCACATAAGGCAGATGCTAGTATTTGGGGTGCTCTTCTTTCAGCATGCAGAATTCACAAAGATGTTAAGATAGCAGAGGTTGCAGCAAGGAATCTTTTCAGGTTGGAACCATATAACTCTGCTAACTATGTATTGATGATGAACATATATTCCAGTTTTGATAGATGGGGGGACGTAGAGCGTCTTAAAGACTCAATGACTGCCATGGGAGTGAAAATTCCAAATGTTTGGAGTTGGACACAAGTTAGGCAAACTATTCATGTGTTCTCCACAGAAGGGGAATCACATCCACAAGAAGGAGAAATATATTTTGAGTTATATCAATTAGTCTCTGAGATAAGAAAGCTGGGATATGTACCTGATACACATTGTGTACTTCAGAACATTGATgagaaggagaaggaaaaggttCTGCTCAGTCACACAGAGAAGTTGGCAATGACATATGGACTGATGAGCATTAAGGATGGATCTCCCATCAGGGTAGTGAAGAACACAAGAATTTGTCAAGACTGTCACACAGCAGCAAAGTACATTTCTCTGGCTCGAAACCGTGAGATTTTCCTCAGAGACGGTGGCCGTTTCCACCATTTCATGAATGGAGAATGCTCATGCAATGATCGTTGGTAATTAGATACACAACCAAAAGCATGAAGCATTTTCTTCTCTAGCTATTATGCTCTTGTATATCAGCACAGGGAGTATGCGCATGAAGGGAACTTTGTGCTAAATTAACGAATGACTAAGTTACTTGGGGATCACTGAATGCCCTTTATGCAAGCTGCAATCTTCACCTGAAATGGTTTCTTTTTTGCAAGCCACAGTATGAAAAGAGTTAGAAGAACAGATACATTACAATGTGATGAAAAATACCATGCAAGTTACTGAACAGTGACACAACATGCGCCTGGTATGATGATAAATTTCTGAGCCTTGTGTACTTCTCCAACAAATTATTGTTCTACCAGGATTCACCATTTGCAAGAGTAGCATCTGTTGGCTTCATCAGCATATGAAAAAAAGTCGAGATTgtttatgaaatatatttttcaaattcaaacaacTTACAATCCATTTTGACACAAAACAATCTTGTCTTACATAGAATATCTTGTGTATTATTACATCATTTTAATTCACATCCTCTTCTCCATCTTTCACATAAAGTTCGATATCAGAAACACTATTTTATTCGAGTGCACcagtaaataatatatatgcAGGAAATTTTCAGAGCAGATTATGGCATAAATTTTTCAGACTTGCTCAAGTTAGTCACTGAAAATTGAGTGTGGAATCAAGTTTGAGTAGTgtgtataaataataaaagataatcaTCAACGTCCACACACATGTAATTTTCAACAAATTTCagtcaataataataaaatatattgaaaattgttaatattatttcttttggGTGGCGGATAAGAGTGATAAGAAAAAACAAGAAGCAAAAGTAGAGATAAAATATGGTATGTGTGATAATGAAAAGgaagagataaaagataagaagaaaaagggaatatatatatatatatatatatatatatttccttcttatatttaattttgtaaccACAAATTTTATCATTAAGTGATTCAATTTGAAATCATAAATATAATGCAaaaggtgagagaagaaggggAAAATGAACACTTGATGGCTAATGTACCGAcaaaacatttttcttaaaaaagttGCATGTGTGTTAAGGTTAATGCAAACCATAGATTGCCACTGGTTTAAATGTTTCCATCTACTCAATCACCACCTAAAAAACTGATACACGTTTCGTTATCTatgtaaacttttttttttctttctttgagGAATCTTTGAAAACCTTATTAcccttttttttcctatttttgtAATACATAGTCAATGGAAGGGAAAAATAAGTCATCAACATTTACTCAATTGAATAATTGAAGTACCATAACAGAAGAAATATTACATACCAAACAGCAGATCTAGAACAGAAGATAAATTATTAAAGGAAACATTGTCAatcttaaaaaagaaaacaaagaatcaAACCAAGATGTGACATCAACACCATAATTTGTGTCTTTTATGCTACAAATAGATAAATAGATTGAGTTGTACAGTTATACTAGCAGTTAACCATGGATTAATGTTTTTGCCAACTACTTCTATGACACTTTAATCTGCAGAATTTGTCTCTTAGCTCAATACAACACCCTATCTTCCATAAGTGGTTATGAAATTCACAACTATTCTGCTCTCTCTTTTTCTACTAAAGCCACATCAATTATGCAATCTACTGCTATTAACCACTGTTACTTCACCACCATAAACAGTGACTTCAGCATTAAAATACCTTCCTAAATTCCTCCACCCCCTCCCTACCCAACAGAAAACATCTAGAGTATTGATTGGTTGTGTCTTACCTCATCCTCAAGGTTCAGGCACAACACTTATAAATGTGATTCAGTTAAACTTCACAGGGTATTTAATGCTATATCATCTCATGAAGAAAGTGACATTCATAAATAATTGTACCAATACATGCAAACATGAGAAAAAAGTACCAACAGAATTCATTTCCTTGCAAAATTCAATCATTTTTCTCCACAGTTTTCAGATAtgattgaattttatttcaactcTTTAATCCTTTTTATGCGTGCCCTGTATGCTCATGTAAGATTAGAGAAGCCTACTTGATCCACCTATTGCTTTAAACCCTTTTTCTTATAAATAGCATTTTTCTAGCCCATAAAGTGCAAATTTTAAGTTGAATTGGAAAGCACTTGCAATGAATAAACAGTAGATCTTTGAAGTTGCTCAAAGCAAGGTGCATGACCCTAAAGGTTATTTTAGAAGGTCCTCAAAGTAAGGATACATGATACCGAGAGAGAGCAAGAAGCACAAACGACTTGATTGATTGTCAAAACAGAGTCCTGAACAGGGAGAAGGTGGAAAAGATAACTTACAAAAGCTACACTACTTGGAAGAAAATAACAAGGCAGTATCCACTATTTGGAATTCTCTTGTGCCAGCACAGAAATCTGGCAAAAGTTGCAACTAAACATGAAATTGAAAGACTGCAGAAACTGGTTTGGTCCCAACAAAAATATTTACAGACAACTGTAGCAACAAACCACCATTCACAAAATCCAGGAAGAAAAGAGCAGGTAAAAAAGTTTCCCCACCCATCCCCATCTGCTCATGAGGCCCAGAATCTCTTCTTACAAAACTTTTGAGGGATGGTAAGGGAATTGTATCCAAGATACAGAGGAAAAAACTTCCAAAACTTCTGAGAACATGGAAGGAATACTCCAACCATGTTCACACTGGAACTAGGATCAGAGAGCAATGGATCCATGAACCAACTTCATTCTCCCCTAGACATGCTTAATGGTTGATGGGATCGGTTCGGCCTTGGACTGCCATCCTCTCTGAGACATCAGCCAGAGAGCTTAGGTTGCACCTGATCAAAGCCTCCACAAAGTAACAAGTTTCATCCTTGGTGTTCCCATCAGGCACATCCACCACAAATGATTCAATCACCATTGTTCCAGGTCTCCCCTCAATCACCTCAGGATGAACTGTTATTATGGAAGAATAGTTCTGCAAATTCCACATAACATGATTATTACAACTGGTAATATAGCTACCATATTCATCTCTTAGTGTCAACATAACAGCATAGGAAATGAAGTGACAAACTTAATTGTTTAGCTTCTCCTGAGTGCACATCATCCAAACTCAAACAAATAATGGCATTTCATCTTGGTAACCATTGCTTACATCTCAGAGACTAAAACTGGCCAAAATTATCACAATGAAATATTCCTTTTGATTAAAGAACTGCAAGTTAAACTGGGTAAACAAGGCtgaaatgattaaaaaatataccaTAAACAGAGTGAATACACAGAACAAACAGGAGACTCTGGAATCACAATTCTTTCAACTATTTTCTTACATGACAGGAGAACTTGTCAAAGACTTGTTTTtcatatagaaaaaatatatataattattaaagaaaaaagtgGGATCCTCAAAAATTATACTACCCAGTTCATTactcaaaagaaaaagaaattaaggaACAAAAAAGGATCATACCCTCAGCCTATGGTCACCTCCAACAATCCTGATGCCAAGAATGTGCTCCTCATCATCAAGTTGTTCCAACCTCTCAGTACTTGTTGTGGCTGGAAGCCCAGATTTGACATTCACTTCTCTGACACTTCCAATGCCAAGGTCCCCTTGCATGATACATCTGCTAACAAATGGCTTATATTTCTGGGGTTGATCAAATCTTC harbors:
- the LOC137818640 gene encoding abscisic acid receptor PYL9-like — protein: MMNGDSRGALEAQYIRRHHRHEPRENQCTSALVKHIKAPVHLVWSLVRRFDQPQKYKPFVSRCIMQGDLGIGSVREVNVKSGLPATTSTERLEQLDDEEHILGIRIVGGDHRLRNYSSIITVHPEVIEGRPGTMVIESFVVDVPDGNTKDETCYFVEALIRCNLSSLADVSERMAVQGRTDPINH
- the LOC137818639 gene encoding pentatricopeptide repeat-containing protein At4g01030, mitochondrial, encoding MTLCIAFHSHSFMDNLVQPFHLLNPYVVQNPQTHMQPRSLSPTSVSLGMSESQLVSSQFSSQNFSPFFHPLDNLGELKTLSSVRELHAQMVKMPKRGNSVTMDGSMMRNYLEFGDFASATKVFFVGFSRNYLLWNAFLEEFASFGGDSHEILEVFKELHDKGVEFDSKALTVVLKICLALMDLWLGMEVHACLVKRGFHVDVHLSCALINLYEKCLGIDMANRVFDETPLQEDFLWNTSVMANLRSEKWEKALELFRRMQSASAKATDGTMVKLLQACGKLRALNEGKQLHGYVIKFGRVSNTSICNSVVSMYSRNNRLDLARTVFDSMEDHNQASWNSIISSYAANGRLNGAWDIFQKMQSSSIKPDIITWNSILSGHLLQGSYEMVLTNFRSLQNGNFKPDSCSITSALQAVIELGCFNLGKEIHGYIMRSNLDYDAYVCTSLVDMYIKNISLDKAEAVFHYSKNKNICAWNSLISGYTYKGMFNNAENLLNQMEGEGIKPDLVTWNSLISGYSMWGHREEALALMKRIKSLGLTPNVVSWTAMISGCCQNNNFMDALQFFSQMQEENVKPNSTTICSLLRACAGPSLLKKGEELHCFCMRHGFVDDIYVATALIDMYSKGGKLRVAHEVFRKIQEKTLPCWNCMMMGYATYGRGEEVFTLFDSMCKTGIIPDAITFTILLSGCKNSGLVMEGWKHFDSMKRYNITPTIEHYSCMVDLLGKAGFLDEALDFIHAMPHKADASIWGALLSACRIHKDVKIAEVAARNLFRLEPYNSANYVLMMNIYSSFDRWGDVERLKDSMTAMGVKIPNVWSWTQVRQTIHVFSTEGESHPQEGEIYFELYQLVSEIRKLGYVPDTHCVLQNIDEKEKEKVLLSHTEKLAMTYGLMSIKDGSPIRVVKNTRICQDCHTAAKYISLARNREIFLRDGGRFHHFMNGECSCNDRW